A stretch of the Ornithodoros turicata isolate Travis chromosome 4, ASM3712646v1, whole genome shotgun sequence genome encodes the following:
- the LOC135392659 gene encoding neprilysin-1-like isoform X1: MSAPMDDESCKKEAPVDRTTLKGAAIVALVALACTSFLTVLHATQPDTPLKQRDGPDDGTLPSLYRTLERTMNRSANYCTDFYSFVCGNFPTAYPNDVSMKAVWRRLRLDPAREEMDSHWENQETAPMKAAAATKMCLDVFKHRLEHISYVNDLLHEFGVQVPTTVHTHNPPHPLAVIVALSLRACIPIMLKIYPMVDLRNRTRMTLVFFWDLGWHRLTFPDNRRVDYLREPATYIAGEEFAKDVMKVSMTLLKVLKAMHSRPKEKPRYGPMRELQRLSPNINISTWLSLINSNVRRRPKLDADTEVFYYSNDGIIVVDNLLENNKNDYRAILNWISYVVHMYFSPASSYTLQNMEHPLRTFRVCIDYMDALAPYAVQARYAEALGISRDHALIMRHIVAQMKKSIEGFFRWLSPDSRATAIEKFRNVSVLFGAPSQVSSPRQLEKYYSFLPKFKDPFIKYLIIAHRAHATAMLNNYNTGAIRDSIATSNQQAVFVSSVSAFYTLHTAYISTAFMASPLIEPTSLAATYGALGAVVGHELSHAFAETPVWSLATGENKIWMTPEEERMYRERLSCIKRLFDNKSSEPEEYQSDVAGSQITLAAAKEDPCRPLDGPSPMPGISNKQLFFIAHCNMFCAQVYSKVASLNRMRCRNAAFNSKEFYEAFGCRRGDQEMCELY, encoded by the exons ATG AGCGCGCCTATGGATGACGAATCCTGCAAAAAGGAGGCTCCAGTAGACAGGACTACTCTCAAGGGCGCAGCGATAGTTGCATTAGTTGCATTGGCGTGCACTTCATTCCTCACTGTGCTTCACGCCACGCAACCGGACACGCCTTTGAAGCAACGTGACGGGCCAGATGACGGTACCCTTCCGTCTCTCTACCGTACCCTGGAACGGACGATGAACCGGTCAGCCAACTACTGTACCGACTTTTACAGTTTCGTGTGCGGAAACTTCCCAACCGCCTACCCCAACGACGTAAGCATGAAGGCTGTCTGGAGGAGATTGCGACTGGATCCTGCGAGGGAAGAGATGGATTCTCATTGGGAAAATCAAGAAACGGCACCGATGAAAGCGGCCGCAG cTACGAAGATGTGCCTTGACGTATTCAAACATCGACTAGAGCATATCTCCTACGTGAACGACCTGCTTCACGAATTCGGGGTTCAAGTTCCGACAACGGTGCACACACATAACCCTCCACACCCCCTGGCAGTGATAGTCGCACTCTCTCTCCGAGCCTGCATACCCATTATGTTGAAAATCTATCCAATGGTAGACCTGAGGAATCGTACGAGGATGACTCTCGTATTTTTTTGGGATTTAGGCTGGCACCGACTCACTTTTCCAGAT AACCGCCGCGTCGACTATCTACGGGAACCAGCCACGTATATCGCTGGAGAGGAGTTTGCAAAAGATGTCATGAAGGTCAGCATGACGCTATTAAAAGTCCTCAAGGCGATGCATAGCCGTCCAAAGGAGAAACCGAGATACGGTCCCATGCGCGAACTTCAAAGGCTTTCTCCAAACATCAACATTTCAACTTGGCTATCACTCATCAACAGCAACGTTCGAAGGCGGCCGAAACTCGACGCAGACACAGAGGTGTTCTACTACTCGAACGACGGCATCATAGTGGTCGACAACCTCTTGGAGAACAACAAGAACGACTACCGTGCGATTCTAAACTGGATATCGTACGTCGTACACATGTACTTCTCCCCCGCATCCTCTTACACCTTACAAAATATGGAACACCCGTTAAGGACGTTTCGGGTGTGCATTGATTATATGGACGCTCTAGCTCCGTACGCTGTGCAGGCTCGTTACGCCGAGGCTCTAGGCATATCGAGAGACCACGCATTAATCATGAGGCACATCGTCGCACAGATGAAGAAGTCCATCGAGGGTTTCTTCCGCTGGTTGAGCCCGGATTCACGCGCAACCGCCATAGAAAAATTTCGCAACGTGTCCGTCCTCTTCGGCGCGCCGTCGCAAGTCAGCTCACCTCGTCAGCTGGAGAAGTATTACTCTTTCCTTCCGAAATTCAAGGACCCATTCATCAAGTACCTCATCATTGCCCACAGAGCACACGCCACCGCAATGCTGAACAACTACAACACGGGCGCCATCCGTGACAGCATCGCCACGAGTAACCAGCAGGCGGTGTTTGTATCGTCGGTGAGCGCATTCTACACCCTTCACACGGCTTACATTTCAACCGCTTTCATGGCGTCGCCTTTAATCGAACCGACCTCCTTGGCGGCAACTTACGGGGCCCTAGGAGCTGTGGTGGGTCACGAGCTCTCGCACGCGTTCGCTGAGACCCCTGTTTGGTCACTGGCGACGGGCGAAAACAAGATCTGGATGACTCCGGAGGAGGAGAGAATGTACCGGGAGCGACTCAGTTGCATAAAACGACTTTTCGACAACAAAAGTTCCGAGCCCGAAGAATACCAGTCTGATGTCGCCGGGAGTCAGATCACTTTGgcagcagcgaaagaagatccATGTCGTCCTCTGGATGGACCTTCACCGATGCCTGGCATCTCCAACAAGCAGTTGTTCTTCATAGCTCACTGTAATATGTTTTGTGCGCAGGTTTATAGCAAAGTCGCGTCACTGAATAGAATGCGTTGCAGGAACGCGGCGTTCAACTCAAAAGAATTCTACGAAGCCTTCGGTTGCCGTCGCGGTGACCAGGAAATGTGTGAATTGTATTAA
- the LOC135392658 gene encoding uncharacterized protein LOC135392658, translating into MCNPFMLSLFCAASSTLLLTGASTLETRRRRRSLIPPSLELSKHRELDIYLESYQNASKMIEAAGSGRYFLVFSTGDVHEEDNCSSTKAIFTETHKRSGFFEHSSWKPTDESYNVQRLNYSISLRQSQGYKVHNEILETPHVQSAKTNLYHVIYAEYGKCNVLRADSHGGGCLLWMSMTTLNRPNTLDRRPCEFAFDSYCAHKKVRHFVRGCLNALQGD; encoded by the exons ATGTGCAATCCATTCATGCTATCTCTATTTTGTGCAGCGTCGTCCACTCTGTTGCTAACTGGAGCTTCGACGCTGGAGACGAGACGTCGAAGGAGAAGCTTAATTCCGCCGTCTTTAGAGCTTAGTAAGCACCGTGAGCTGGACATCTACTTGGAAAGTTATCAAAATGCTTCGAAG ATGATCGAGGCTGCGGGAAGCGGCAGGTATTTCCTCGTGTTTAGCACTGGAGATGTTCACGAAGAAGACAACTGTTCCTCTACTAAAGCAATTTTCACAGAGACACACAAACGTTCAGGATTCTTCGAACACAGTTCATGGAAGCCAACCGATGAATC GTACAATGTGCAGAGGCTTAACTACTCCATTAGTCTCCGCCAAAGCCAAGGCTACAAAGTACACAACGAAATACTGGAGACTCCCCATGTCCAGA GTGCTAAAACGAATCTGTACCACGTGATCTACGCTGAATATGGCAAGTGTAACGTTTTGAGAGCAGATTCTCATGGGGGAG GATGCCTTCTATGGATGTCAATGACAACGTTGAACAGACCGAACACGTTGGACAGGAGACCATGTGAATTCGCCTTCGACAGCTACTGCGCACACAAAAAAGTACGACACTTCGTGAGAGGGTGTCTCAATGCACTACAAGGAGATTGA
- the LOC135392659 gene encoding neprilysin-1-like isoform X2, whose product MKAVWRRLRLDPAREEMDSHWENQETAPMKAAAATKMCLDVFKHRLEHISYVNDLLHEFGVQVPTTVHTHNPPHPLAVIVALSLRACIPIMLKIYPMVDLRNRTRMTLVFFWDLGWHRLTFPDNRRVDYLREPATYIAGEEFAKDVMKVSMTLLKVLKAMHSRPKEKPRYGPMRELQRLSPNINISTWLSLINSNVRRRPKLDADTEVFYYSNDGIIVVDNLLENNKNDYRAILNWISYVVHMYFSPASSYTLQNMEHPLRTFRVCIDYMDALAPYAVQARYAEALGISRDHALIMRHIVAQMKKSIEGFFRWLSPDSRATAIEKFRNVSVLFGAPSQVSSPRQLEKYYSFLPKFKDPFIKYLIIAHRAHATAMLNNYNTGAIRDSIATSNQQAVFVSSVSAFYTLHTAYISTAFMASPLIEPTSLAATYGALGAVVGHELSHAFAETPVWSLATGENKIWMTPEEERMYRERLSCIKRLFDNKSSEPEEYQSDVAGSQITLAAAKEDPCRPLDGPSPMPGISNKQLFFIAHCNMFCAQVYSKVASLNRMRCRNAAFNSKEFYEAFGCRRGDQEMCELY is encoded by the exons ATGAAGGCTGTCTGGAGGAGATTGCGACTGGATCCTGCGAGGGAAGAGATGGATTCTCATTGGGAAAATCAAGAAACGGCACCGATGAAAGCGGCCGCAG cTACGAAGATGTGCCTTGACGTATTCAAACATCGACTAGAGCATATCTCCTACGTGAACGACCTGCTTCACGAATTCGGGGTTCAAGTTCCGACAACGGTGCACACACATAACCCTCCACACCCCCTGGCAGTGATAGTCGCACTCTCTCTCCGAGCCTGCATACCCATTATGTTGAAAATCTATCCAATGGTAGACCTGAGGAATCGTACGAGGATGACTCTCGTATTTTTTTGGGATTTAGGCTGGCACCGACTCACTTTTCCAGAT AACCGCCGCGTCGACTATCTACGGGAACCAGCCACGTATATCGCTGGAGAGGAGTTTGCAAAAGATGTCATGAAGGTCAGCATGACGCTATTAAAAGTCCTCAAGGCGATGCATAGCCGTCCAAAGGAGAAACCGAGATACGGTCCCATGCGCGAACTTCAAAGGCTTTCTCCAAACATCAACATTTCAACTTGGCTATCACTCATCAACAGCAACGTTCGAAGGCGGCCGAAACTCGACGCAGACACAGAGGTGTTCTACTACTCGAACGACGGCATCATAGTGGTCGACAACCTCTTGGAGAACAACAAGAACGACTACCGTGCGATTCTAAACTGGATATCGTACGTCGTACACATGTACTTCTCCCCCGCATCCTCTTACACCTTACAAAATATGGAACACCCGTTAAGGACGTTTCGGGTGTGCATTGATTATATGGACGCTCTAGCTCCGTACGCTGTGCAGGCTCGTTACGCCGAGGCTCTAGGCATATCGAGAGACCACGCATTAATCATGAGGCACATCGTCGCACAGATGAAGAAGTCCATCGAGGGTTTCTTCCGCTGGTTGAGCCCGGATTCACGCGCAACCGCCATAGAAAAATTTCGCAACGTGTCCGTCCTCTTCGGCGCGCCGTCGCAAGTCAGCTCACCTCGTCAGCTGGAGAAGTATTACTCTTTCCTTCCGAAATTCAAGGACCCATTCATCAAGTACCTCATCATTGCCCACAGAGCACACGCCACCGCAATGCTGAACAACTACAACACGGGCGCCATCCGTGACAGCATCGCCACGAGTAACCAGCAGGCGGTGTTTGTATCGTCGGTGAGCGCATTCTACACCCTTCACACGGCTTACATTTCAACCGCTTTCATGGCGTCGCCTTTAATCGAACCGACCTCCTTGGCGGCAACTTACGGGGCCCTAGGAGCTGTGGTGGGTCACGAGCTCTCGCACGCGTTCGCTGAGACCCCTGTTTGGTCACTGGCGACGGGCGAAAACAAGATCTGGATGACTCCGGAGGAGGAGAGAATGTACCGGGAGCGACTCAGTTGCATAAAACGACTTTTCGACAACAAAAGTTCCGAGCCCGAAGAATACCAGTCTGATGTCGCCGGGAGTCAGATCACTTTGgcagcagcgaaagaagatccATGTCGTCCTCTGGATGGACCTTCACCGATGCCTGGCATCTCCAACAAGCAGTTGTTCTTCATAGCTCACTGTAATATGTTTTGTGCGCAGGTTTATAGCAAAGTCGCGTCACTGAATAGAATGCGTTGCAGGAACGCGGCGTTCAACTCAAAAGAATTCTACGAAGCCTTCGGTTGCCGTCGCGGTGACCAGGAAATGTGTGAATTGTATTAA